One region of Serinus canaria isolate serCan28SL12 chromosome 25, serCan2020, whole genome shotgun sequence genomic DNA includes:
- the GPR182 gene encoding G-protein coupled receptor 182 has translation MAEVTTVPMETHTVPSEYGDYRNLSELFYLLNHTYTYCELSLDENIKRVVLFILYLVIFVVGLVENLLVIWVNWQTRGTKSLVNLYIINMAIADLGVLLSLPVWMLEVMLDYTWLWGSFLCRFTHYFYFANMYASIFFLTCLSVDRYVTLTSSSPFWQRHQHRVRRAVCACSWLLAAAIPVLEVAHMQLVNTGEPICIFMAPFETYDEWALAVSLATTTIGFLIPFPIIAAFNVLTARFVRRAKPESRKHCLLIYAYIGVFLLSWLPFHAVLTLLTLEGNHIILHCTFAHLLYFFYDIIDCFTLLHCVVNPILYNFLSKNFRSKLISAVVKYIPKDHGGQKGAGNSSSSTQHSIVIAKDNSPPN, from the coding sequence aTGGCCGAGGTGACCACTGTCCCCATGGAGACACACACTGTCCCCAGCGAGTACGGGGACTACCGCAACCTGTCCGAGCTGTTCTACCTCCTGAACCACACCTACACCTACTGTGAGCTCAGCCTGGATGAGAACATCAAGAGAGTGGTTCTCTTCATCCTCTACCTGGTCATCTTCGTGGTGGGCTTGGTGGAGAACCTCCTCGTCATCTGGGTCAACTGGCAGACACGGGGCACCAAGAGCTTGGTCAACCTGTACATCATCAACATGGCCATCGCCGACCTGGGCGTGCTGCTCTCGCTGCCCGTCTGGATGCTGGAGGTGATGCTGGATTACacctggctctggggcagcttCCTCTGCCGCTTCACCCACTACTTCTACTTCGCCAACATGTACGCCAGCATCTTCTTCCTCACCTGCCTGAGCGTGGATCGCTACGTGACCCTGACCAGCTCCTCCCCCTTCTGGCAGCGGCACCAGCACCGCGTGCGCCGCGCCGTCTGCGCCTGCAGCTGGCTCCTGGCCGCCGCCATCCCCGTGCTGGAGGTGGCTCACATGCAGCTGGTCAACACCGGGGAGCCCATCTGCATCTTCATGGCCCCTTTCGAGACCTATGACGAGTGGGCTCTGGCGGTCAGCTTGGCCACCACCACCATCGGCTTCCTCATCCCCTTCCCCATCATCGCGGCCTTCAACGTGCTGACGGCGCGCTTCGTCCGGCGCGCCAAGCCCGAGAGCCGCAAGCACTGCCTGCTCATCTACGCCTACATCGGGGTGTTCCTGCTCAGCTGGCTGCCCTTCCACGCCGTGCTGACTCTGCTCACCCTCGAGGGCAACCACATCATCCTGCACTGCACCTTCGCCCACCTCCTCTACTTCTTCTACGACATCATCGACTGCTTCACGCTGCTCCACTGCGTCGTCAACCCCATCCTCTACAACTTCCTCAGCAAGAACTTCCGCAGCAAACTCATCTCTGCCGTGGTCAAGTACATCCCCAAGGACCACGGGGGCCAGAAGGGCGCTGGCAACTCCTCCTCCAGCACGCAGCACTCCATAGTCATCGCGAAGGACAACAGCCCTCCCAACTGA
- the LOC103824872 gene encoding retinol dehydrogenase 16-like, protein MWLYVVAALLGLFLLRRWHRERQTVPRLSEKHVLITGCDSGFGNLLARQLDARGMRVLAACLTDAGAEQLRAATSERLQTVLLDVTCSKSIADVTAWVRQRVGDQGLWGLVNNAGIAIPTAPNEWLTKEDFVKVLDVNLLGLVEVTLSLLPLVRRARGRVVNVASVMGRVSFFGGGYCISKFGVEAFSDSLRLEMHNFGVKVCVIEPGYFKTMITNVENLEKNFHASWEKLPAEIKASYGESYLRSFVAMLKLLQKGFNTDLSLVTNCMEHALTSLHPRSRYSAGWDAKLLYLPLSYLPSALSDALFTMFYPKSVGKA, encoded by the exons ATGTGGCTGTACGTGGTGGCCGcgctgctggggctgttcctgctgcgCCGCTGGCACCGGGAGCGGCAGACGGTGCCGCGGCTCTCGGAGAAGCACGTGCTGATCACGGGATGCGACAGCGGCTTCGGGAACCTGCTGGCACGGCAGCTGGACGCGCGGGGAATGCGGGTGCTGGCCGCCTGCCTGACGGACGCCGGCGCCGAGCAGCTGCGGGCGGCCACCTCCGAGCGGCTGCAGACCGTCCTGCTGGATGTCACCTGCAGCAAGAGCATCGCCGATGTCACCGCCTGGGTCCGGCAGCGTGTGGGTGATCAAG ggctctgggggctggtgAACAACGCAGGCATCGCCATCCCCACTGCTCCAAACGAGTGGCTGACCAAGGAGGACTTTGTCAAGGTGCTGGATGTCaacctgctggggctggtggaggTGACGCTGAGCCTCCTGCCGCTGgtgcggcgggcgcggggccgcgtGGTCAACGTGGCCAGCGTGATGGGCCGCGTGTCCTTCTTTGGGGGAGGCTACTGCATCTCCAAATTCGGCGTGGAAGCCTTCTCTGACAGCCTCAG GCTGGAGATGCACAACTTTGGGGTGAAGGTCTGTGTGATCGAGCCAGGCTACTTCAAAACCATGATCACCAACGTTGAGAACCTGGAGAAGAATTTTCATGCCAGCTGGGAGAAGCTTCCTGCAGAAATCAAAGCGAGTTATGGGGAGAGTTACTTGAGGAGTT TCGTGGCCATGCTCAAACTGCTGCAGAAGGGCTTCAACACCGacctgtcactggtcaccaaCTGCATGGAGCACGCTCTGACCAGCCTCCACCCCCGCAGCCGCTACTCCGCCGGCTGGGACGCCAAGCTGCTCTACCTGCCCCTCAGCTACCTGCCCTCAGCCCTCAGCGACGCCCTTTTCACCATGTTCTACCCCAAATCTGTTGGGAAAGCCTGA
- the LOC103824871 gene encoding retinol dehydrogenase 16-like codes for MWLYVVAALLGLLLLRRWHRERQTVPQLSEKHVLITGCDSGFGNLLARQLDARGMRVLAACLTDAGAEQLRAATSERLQTVLLDVTCSKSIADVTAWVRQRVGDQGLWGLVNNAGIAIPTAPNEWLTKEDFVKVLDVNLLGLVEVTLSLLPLVRRARGRVVNVASVMGRVSCFGGGYCISKFGVEAFSDSLRRELRPFGVRVSIIEPGGFQTGMMEPAPLVKGFVRLWERLPAEAQAAYGRSYLDKYAKSSTLLHRLSSSRLSHVTDAMTHALLSRCPRSRYAAGWDAWLLFLPLSYCPAWLSDTILGFFLPIPARGTP; via the exons ATGTGGCTGTACGTGGTGGCCgcgctgctggggctgctcctgctgcgCCGCTGGCACCGGGAGCGGCAGACGGTGCCGCAGCTCTCGGAGAAGCACGTGCTGATCACGGGATGCGACAGCGGCTTCGGGAACCTGCTGGCACGGCAGCTGGACGCGCGGGGAATGCGGGTGCTGGCCGCCTGCCTGACGGACGCCGGCGCCGAGCAGCTGCGGGCGGCCACCTCCGAGCGGCTGCAGACCGTCCTGCTGGATGTCACCTGCAGCAAGAGCATCGCCGATGTCACCGCCTGGGTCCGGCAGCGTGTGGGTGATCAAG ggctctgggggctggtgAACAACGCAGGCATCGCCATCCCCACTGCTCCAAACGAGTGGCTGACCAAGGAGGACTTTGTCAAGGTGCTGGATGTCaacctgctggggctggtggaggTGACGCTGAGCCTCCTGCCGCTGgtgcggcgggcgcggggccgcgtGGTCAACGTGGCCAGCGTGATGGGCCGCGTCTCCTGTTTCGGTGGTGGCTACTGCATCTCCAAATTCGGCGTGGAAGCCTTCTCTGATAGCCTCAG GCGGGAGCTGCGTCCCTTCGGAGTGCGGGTCTCCATCATCGAACCTGGAGGCTTCCAGACGGGAATGATGGAGCCCGCCCCGCTGGTGAAGGGCTTCGTTCGCCTCTGGGAGCGGCTCCCGGCCGAAGCCCAGGCAGCCTACGGCCGCTCCTACCTGGACAAAT ATGCCAAGAGCTCCACGCTGCTGCACCGCCTGAGCAGCTCCCGCCTGTCGCATGTCACCGATGCCATGACACACGCGCTGCTGTCCCGCTGCCCCCGCAGCCGCTACGCCGCCGGTTGGGACGCctggctcctcttcctccccctcagCTACTGCCCGGCCTGGCTGTCCGACACCATCCTGGGCTTCTTCCTGCCCATCCCGGCCAGAGGGACCCCCTGA
- the ZBTB39 gene encoding zinc finger and BTB domain-containing protein 39, protein MGMRIKLHSTNHPNNLLKELNKCRLSETMCDVTILVGSRSFAAHKAVLACAAGYFQNLFLNTGLDAARTYVVDFITPANFEKILSFVYTSELFTDLINVGVIYEVAERLGMEDLLQACHSTFPDLESSAITKQPALSVGEGRAGVLSSTSSEQSHSLGDMRSGAEHFGPERNYLLHGDVVGSYKEDDRSAVGEASQALPLMHPQQPPKTEQESDPGQFAPVAGLGAQPGGNVVAQTTGSSCPQYKAQSNGDYGKGGFFPTDPSLDVSTGSNSCPSNSDHSKEQGFEQMDELQLEDLGEAELHFEDAGEELVPSEEVIELSDDSEEELAFESDSRDSKAMPCQVCKKVLEPNIQLIRQHARDHVDLLTGNCKVCETHFQDRNSRVTHVLSHIGIFLFSCDMCETKFFTQWQLTLHRRDGVFDNNVIVHPSDPLPGKVAGFGGGPSPELACAACGKPLAKDFHTVRNHLLEHVNLKSQTCGVCDQRHLSLCSLLWHALSHLGISVFSCSVCASSFVDRQLLEKHLAVHQHVEEALFQCHFCSQSFKLEAAYRYHVSQHKCGGNLDIRAGFGERLQPQGLPKRKLPEEFLSEELALQNQPGNSKYSCKVCGKRFAHTSEFNYHRRIHTGEKPYQCKVCHKFFRGRSTIKCHLRTHSGALMYRCTVCGHYSSTLNLMSKHIGVHKGSLPPDFTIEQTFMYIIHSKEAEKNTDS, encoded by the coding sequence ATGGGCATGAGGATCAAGCTGCACAGCACCAACCACCCCAACAACCTGCTGAAGGAACTCAACAAGTGCCGCCTCTCCGAGACCATGTGTGACGTCACCATCCTGGTGGGCTCCCGCTCCTTCGCCGCGCACAAGGCCGTGctggcctgtgctgctggctaCTTCCAGAACCTCTTCCTCAACACTGGGCTGGACGCTGCCAGGACCTACGTGGTGGATTTCATCACGCCAGCCAACTTTGAGAAGATCCTGAGCTTTGTGTACACCTCGGAGCTCTTCACCGACCTCATCAACGTGGGGGTTATCTACGAGGTGGCGGAGCGGCTGGGCATGGAGGATCTGCTGCAGGCTTGTCACTCCACCTTCCCCGACCTGGAGAGCTCGGCCATCACCAAGCAGCCTGCTCTGTCTGtgggggaaggcagggctggggtgctgagcagcacctcCTCGGAGCAGAGCCACTCTTTGGGGGACATGCGGAGCGGCGCGGAGCACTTCGGCCCCGAGCGGAATTACCTCCTGCACGGGGACGTGGTGGGCAGCTACAAAGAGGATGACAGGAGTGCTGTGGGTGAGGCCAGCCAGGCTCTTCCCCTGatgcacccacagcagcctccCAAGACAGAGCAGGAGTCAGATCCTGGGCAGTTCGCTCCGGTCGCAGGTCTGGGGGCCCAGCCTGGTGGGAATGTCGTGGCCCAGAccactggcagctcctgccctcagTACAAGGCCCAGAGCAATGGTGACTATGGCAAGGGTGGCTTCTTCCCCACTGACCCCTCCCTGGATGTCTCCACAGGGAGCAATTCCTGCCCCAGCAACAGCGACCACTCCAAAGAGCAGGGATTCGAGCAGATGGATGAGCTCCAGCTGGAGGATTtgggagaggctgagctgcatTTTGAGGATGCTGGAGAAGAGCTGGTCCCGTCTGAGGAAGTGATTGAGCTGAGTGATGACAGCGAGGAGGAGCTGGCCTTCGAGAGCGACAGCCGGGACAGCAAGGCCATGCCCTGCCAGGTGTGCAAGAAGGTGCTGGAACCCAACATCCAGCTGATCCGCCAGCACGCCAGGGACCACGTGGACCTGCTGACAGGGAACTGCAAGGTCTGTGAGACCCACTTCCAGGACCGTAACTCCAGGGTGACTCACGTGCTGTCCCACATCggcatcttcctcttctcctgcgACATGTGCGAGACCAAGTTCTTCACCCAGTGGCAGCTGACGCTGCACCGGCGGGACGGGGTCTTCGACAACAACGTCATTGTCCACCCCAGCGACCCCCTGCCGGGGAAGGTGGCTGGTTTTGGGGGAGGGCCCAGCCCCGAGCTGGCCTGTGCTGCTTGCGGGAAGCCCTTGGCCAAAGATTTCCACACGGTGCGGAACCACCTGCTGGAGCACGTGAACCTGAAGAGCCAAACGTGCGGCGTGTGCGACCAGCGGCACCTGAgcctctgcagcctgctctggcacGCCCTGTCCCACCTGGGCATCTCCGTCTTCTCCTGCTCCGTGTGTGCCAGCAGCTTCGtggacaggcagctcctggagaagcACCTGGCCGTGCACCAGCACGTGGAGGAGGCTCTTTTCCAGTGCCACttctgcagccagagcttcAAGCTGGAAGCCGCTTATCGCTACCACGTCAGCCAGCACAAGTGCGGGGGCAACCTGGACATCCGGGCGGGCTTCGGGGAGCGCCTGCAGCCCCAAGGGCTGCCCAAGAGGAAGCTGCCTGAGGAGTTCCTGAGCgaggagctggctctgcagaaccAGCCAGGGAACAGCAAGTACAGCTGCAAGGTGTGCGGCAAGAGGTTTGCCCACACCAGCGAGTTCAACTACCACCGGCGCATCCACACCGGGGAGAAGCCGTACCAGTGCAAGGTGTGCCACAAGTTCTTCCGAGGGCGTTCCACCATCAAGTGTCACCTGAGGACACACTCGGGGGCCCTGATGTATCGCTGCACGGTGTGTGGCCACTACAGCTCCACGCTCAACCTGATGAGCAAGCACATAGGGGTGCACAAGGGCAGCCTCCCGCCGGACTTCACCATCGAGCAGACTTTCATGTACATCATCCATTCCAAAGAGGCTGAGAAAAACACGGATAGCTga